Proteins found in one Brevibacillus brevis genomic segment:
- a CDS encoding EutN/CcmL family microcompartment protein: protein MFLGKVIGSVWATQKEAGMENLKLMVVQPIDWRGEEGGQTVIAADRIGAGIGEQVIVSRGTPARILFSGTSVPIDAIIVGIVDSFEVPGAAGREE, encoded by the coding sequence ATGTTTTTGGGAAAAGTGATCGGCAGCGTCTGGGCCACGCAAAAAGAAGCAGGTATGGAAAATCTCAAGCTCATGGTGGTTCAGCCGATTGATTGGCGTGGCGAAGAAGGCGGACAAACCGTAATCGCAGCGGACAGGATCGGTGCGGGAATCGGGGAGCAGGTTATCGTCTCTCGTGGGACGCCTGCCCGAATCCTTTTCTCCGGCACCAGTGTGCCGATCGATGCGATCATCGTAGGCATCGTGGATTCGTTTGAGGTGCCGGGTGCCGCAGGAAGAGAGGAATAG
- the pduL gene encoding phosphate propanoyltransferase, with translation MAVITEASLRAMHKSGIPNPFLVEKGDKITPAAADFLKGRGIQVKQVDQNQQPSTNQAAEAVREIPLGVSNRHVHLSQEDVEKLFGAGHQLTPMRDLSQPGQFACQETVTIVGPKGSIHGVRILGPARGATQVEISRTDGFAVGVHAPVRMSGDIEGTPGMVLVTAKGTVVMDKGVIVAKSHVHMSPADAEQYQVKDGDRLILATQSDRPIIYPDVVVRVHPQFALDFHVDTDEGNAANLKTGDRVKVIGKNGQFYSG, from the coding sequence ATGGCAGTCATTACAGAAGCATCCTTGAGAGCAATGCATAAGTCAGGTATCCCAAACCCCTTTCTCGTTGAGAAAGGGGATAAAATAACACCAGCAGCGGCAGATTTCTTGAAAGGAAGAGGGATTCAAGTGAAACAAGTTGATCAGAACCAGCAGCCTTCCACCAATCAAGCTGCCGAGGCAGTGCGTGAAATTCCTTTGGGCGTATCGAATCGTCACGTTCACTTGTCGCAAGAAGATGTGGAAAAGCTTTTCGGAGCAGGCCATCAATTGACGCCAATGCGTGATTTGTCGCAGCCAGGCCAGTTTGCTTGCCAGGAAACAGTCACCATCGTAGGACCAAAAGGCAGCATTCACGGGGTTCGCATCTTGGGACCAGCTCGTGGGGCGACACAAGTGGAAATTTCCAGAACAGACGGCTTCGCAGTAGGTGTTCATGCCCCTGTGCGTATGTCTGGAGATATTGAAGGTACACCAGGTATGGTGCTTGTAACGGCAAAAGGGACTGTTGTGATGGACAAAGGCGTAATCGTAGCGAAGAGCCATGTTCATATGTCTCCAGCAGATGCCGAGCAATATCAAGTGAAGGATGGCGATAGGCTGATTCTGGCGACGCAAAGCGATCGTCCTATTATCTATCCAGATGTAGTCGTTCGTGTACATCCGCAGTTTGCACTTGATTTCCACGTTGATACGGATGAAGGAAATGCCGCTAATTTGAAAACGGGCGACCGGGTAAAAGTGATCGGCAAGAACGGGCAATTTTACTCCGGCTAA
- a CDS encoding BMC domain-containing protein, protein MRATTYSLGMIETLGLPALIAAADAAAKAADVKVVSYEGADAGIVTVYVIGDVSSVQSAVDAGAEAARRVGTLLHSHVIPRPDENVPKMLKNLLKPEAKEEVKAEPAQVPASKLQDQSINDLRKMARSYADFPLTTNEINMAKKEDLIRLLEEKQGGGDKA, encoded by the coding sequence ATGCGCGCTACGACATATTCACTCGGCATGATCGAGACATTGGGCTTGCCTGCTCTCATCGCTGCCGCAGACGCTGCTGCCAAAGCGGCTGACGTCAAAGTCGTCTCTTATGAGGGCGCGGACGCAGGGATCGTTACCGTGTATGTAATCGGAGATGTCTCCTCCGTACAGTCAGCAGTAGATGCTGGTGCTGAAGCTGCGAGACGTGTCGGAACATTGCTGCACTCACACGTTATTCCACGTCCTGACGAAAATGTACCCAAAATGCTTAAAAACCTGCTGAAACCGGAAGCAAAAGAAGAGGTTAAGGCAGAGCCGGCCCAAGTGCCAGCGTCCAAATTGCAAGATCAGTCTATCAATGATCTGCGCAAAATGGCGCGTTCGTATGCGGATTTCCCGCTGACAACGAACGAAATCAACATGGCGAAAAAAGAAGATCTCATTCGTCTGTTGGAAGAGAAACAAGGCGGAGGTGACAAAGCCTAA
- the eutM gene encoding ethanolamine utilization microcompartment protein EutM, translating into MAGEMSALGMVETKGLIGAVEAADAMVKAANVKLIGKVHVGGGLVTVMVRGDVGAVKASTDAGAAAAEKVGELVSVHVIPRPHGDIELILPKLEG; encoded by the coding sequence ATGGCTGGAGAAATGTCCGCATTGGGAATGGTAGAAACAAAAGGTTTGATCGGAGCAGTTGAAGCTGCTGACGCAATGGTAAAAGCAGCAAACGTAAAACTGATTGGTAAAGTACACGTAGGTGGCGGTCTCGTAACTGTTATGGTACGTGGTGACGTAGGTGCAGTAAAAGCTTCCACAGACGCAGGTGCCGCTGCTGCTGAAAAAGTAGGAGAGCTCGTATCTGTACACGTAATCCCACGCCCTCATGGAGACATTGAACTGATCCTGCCTAAACTCGAAGGGTAA
- a CDS encoding acetaldehyde dehydrogenase (acetylating), whose protein sequence is MTLDADLYSIQEVRTYLAQAKEAQAKFATYSQEQVDRIIEAMSKAGVEHADRLAAMAVEETGFGNIPDKRMKNLFAAQDVYASVKDVKTVGIIRKDEENKVWEVAQPFGIVAGIVPSTNPTSTVIYKSMVSLKARNAIVFSPHPSAAKCTLEAARLMAQAAVAAGAPEGLIHCVTKPTLPATNELMKHKLTNLILATGGTPMVRAAYSSGKPAYGVGPGNVPVYIHHSADFAAAAKRIVQSKTFDYGTICASEQALVVEESTKHQLIAALKREGAYFLNEQEKEKVAAIVTINGSLNAKIVGRSPHVIAQMAGITIPADTRVLVAEENNVGKAYPMSVEKLAPVLALYTVQGDSEAFARCRELLEHGGLGHTAGIHAQDDNVIAAYGQAMPASRIPVNTGTTFGGIGATTGVQPAFTLGCGSLGGNITSDNIGAKHMFNIKRVAFGIKEMPQSTPAPQAPATQAEEAVLQAVSSMNVGLSRDEIKNIIKSVLTEMTS, encoded by the coding sequence ATGACACTCGACGCTGATCTGTATTCCATACAGGAAGTGCGTACCTACCTCGCACAAGCGAAGGAAGCACAGGCCAAGTTCGCTACTTACAGCCAAGAACAAGTCGACAGAATCATCGAAGCCATGTCCAAAGCGGGCGTGGAGCATGCTGATCGACTCGCAGCTATGGCTGTAGAAGAAACAGGCTTTGGTAACATCCCGGACAAACGGATGAAAAACCTGTTTGCTGCTCAAGATGTGTACGCATCTGTGAAAGATGTAAAAACGGTTGGCATCATCCGTAAGGACGAAGAGAACAAGGTATGGGAAGTGGCGCAGCCATTCGGTATCGTAGCTGGTATCGTGCCTTCCACCAATCCGACATCCACGGTTATCTATAAATCGATGGTCTCCCTCAAGGCGAGAAATGCGATTGTCTTCAGCCCGCATCCGTCTGCAGCCAAGTGCACGCTGGAAGCAGCGCGACTGATGGCACAGGCGGCAGTAGCGGCTGGAGCACCAGAAGGCTTGATCCATTGCGTTACCAAGCCTACGCTTCCAGCGACAAACGAATTGATGAAGCACAAGCTGACCAATTTGATTCTCGCGACTGGCGGAACGCCGATGGTACGCGCGGCATACAGCTCCGGCAAGCCTGCTTACGGTGTGGGACCTGGTAACGTTCCGGTCTACATCCACCACAGTGCTGACTTTGCTGCTGCTGCCAAGCGCATCGTGCAGAGCAAAACGTTTGACTATGGTACAATCTGCGCTTCTGAGCAAGCATTGGTAGTGGAGGAATCCACCAAACACCAATTGATTGCTGCCCTGAAGCGTGAAGGCGCCTACTTCCTGAACGAGCAAGAAAAGGAAAAAGTAGCTGCCATCGTTACGATTAACGGCTCGCTGAACGCGAAGATCGTTGGCCGCTCTCCGCATGTGATCGCTCAAATGGCGGGTATTACCATCCCTGCTGATACGCGTGTCCTGGTTGCGGAGGAGAACAATGTAGGTAAAGCATATCCGATGTCCGTTGAAAAGCTGGCTCCGGTCCTTGCCCTCTACACTGTTCAAGGCGACAGCGAAGCGTTTGCCCGTTGCCGCGAATTGCTGGAGCATGGTGGTCTTGGACATACAGCGGGTATTCACGCCCAGGATGACAATGTCATCGCAGCGTATGGTCAAGCAATGCCAGCATCCAGAATTCCGGTAAATACCGGTACGACTTTCGGGGGAATTGGTGCAACGACTGGCGTACAACCAGCGTTCACACTTGGATGCGGCTCTTTAGGGGGCAACATCACTTCCGATAACATCGGTGCGAAGCATATGTTCAACATCAAGCGTGTTGCATTTGGTATCAAAGAAATGCCACAATCAACGCCAGCACCACAAGCTCCTGCAACACAAGCGGAAGAAGCTGTTCTACAGGCTGTCTCTTCCATGAACGTTGGCTTGAGCCGTGATGAGATCAAGAACATCATCAAATCCGTGTTAACAGAAATGACGTCTTAA